A single Apostichopus japonicus isolate 1M-3 chromosome 11, ASM3797524v1, whole genome shotgun sequence DNA region contains:
- the LOC139975522 gene encoding uncharacterized protein: MFTILLMGGRSCEVVEDPGDADSNDECSDADVEDNAAAQELQAPEAMLEETDDNASKVRSTTSSSNVQQKTTKRKAWSTDERDAIMKHFSGLILRNKLPGKTEIERVMVKEKSLHSRSWRNIRISAEIVLSQNQGSCIESGILCFDMQ; the protein is encoded by the exons ATGTTTACTATTTTGTTGATGGGAGGAAGGAGTTGTG AAGTTGTAGAGGACCCTGGTGATGCTGATAGTAATGATGAATGTTCAGATGCAGATGTTGAGGATAATGCTGCAGCACAGGAACTACAGGCACCAGAAGCAATGCTAGAAGAAACTG ATGATAATGCATCCAAGGTTCGCAGTACTACAAGCTCTTCAAATGTGCAACAAAAGACTACAAAGAGGAAAGCCTGGAGCACGGATGAAAGGGACGCCATAATGAAGCATTTTTCAGGGCTGATCTTACGGAACAAGCTTCCTGGCAAAACTGAGATTGAGAGGGTAATGGTAAAAGAGAAATCTCTTCATTCTAGGTCATGGAGGAACATTAGGATTTCTGCAGAAATTGTATTGTCTCAAAATCAAGGAAGCTGCATTGAGAGTGGAATATTGTGTTTTGACATGCAGTAG
- the LOC139975519 gene encoding phospholipid scramblase 1-like, protein MASDTTAIVEQPGKGDKEWMPKPQVSGCPPGLEYLTVIDQILVKQKVELFEAFTGIDCKNKYVMTNSMGQQVYFAYEESGLCMRLCCSQYRSFTMHILDNQGQEVIRVTRPFQICAGCCWCISGKNCCAYRITIEAPPGNPIGYVHQGCSVWKPKYYVQDEDMNDVLSIGGPCCPCQCCCGCTGDVHFRFYGKDGIEIGSVSKVWNGLVKEMFTKADSFTVTFPKDLDVKQKATLLGAMFLIEFMYFESEDQT, encoded by the exons ATGGCATCCGACACAACTGCTATTGTTGAACAGCCCGGGAAAGGGGACAAGGAATGGATGCCAAAACCACAAGTATCTGGTTGTCCACCTGGATTGGAATATTTAACCGTCATCGACCAGATTCTTGTCAAACAGAAAGTAGAATTATTTGAAG CGTTTACTGGCATCGATTGTAAAAATAAGTACGTGATGACCAACAGCATGGGACAACAAGTTTACTTCGCATACGAAG agtCTGGATTGTGTATGCGGCTTTGTTGCAGCCAATATCGTTCATTTACTATGCATATATTGGATAACCAGGGCCAG GAAGTTATTCGAGTGACAAGACCCTTTCAAATCTGCGCCGGTTGTTGTTGGTGCATTAGCGGTAAAAACTGTTGCGCATATCGCATCACCATTGAAGCACCACCAGGTAACCCCATCGGATATGTCCATCAAGG GTGCAGCGTATGGAAACCCAAATACTACGTGCAGGACGAAGACATGAACGATGTCCTCAGCATAGGTGGACCCTGCTGCCCATGTCAATGCTGTTGTGGATGTACCGGAGATGTTCACTTCCGG ttttatggCAAAGATGGCATAGAAATTGGCAGTGTTTCCAAAGTCTGGAACGGTCTCGTTAAGGAAATGTTTACCAAAGCCGACAGTTTTACAGTCACAT TCCCAAAGGATCTGGATGTAAAACAGAAGGCGACTCTCCTCGGAGCTATGTTCTTAATC GAATTCATGTACTTTGAGAGCGAAGACCAGACCTAA